In Coffea eugenioides isolate CCC68of chromosome 4, Ceug_1.0, whole genome shotgun sequence, the genomic stretch cgatcaagtttcttGGTGCACCAATTTCAAGCATACTTATTACTATAAAAAACGATTTGATTTCTGACACTGTTCTAATACTTCAACTTACTGCTTTAGACAAAGAAGATTATTGGACTTTATCTCCAGAAGGATGAATTCGACATTTTGAATCAAAGtcttgaaatgaaatttttggtaTTGCAGGCTTTATCTTGAGAATGGTAACTTGAACCGCTTGCATCAATATGTACTTCCTTTAAAATTGTGGGAAATTTTCTAGCACAGTAGGATTAAATCTACACAAATACTCCCCAGGCATTAAAGATCCCTAAAAAGTGCCTAGCATGTGAGCAACAAGGCATGATACTTGGGAAAATGACAGGAATTTCGGAAAGGATGAATGCAATAAATGAAGCAGAATATGTTTTACTTTGAATGCTAAAGTAGCCTGACCACATAATGGGCAACTATTCTGGATACACGAATTACCTAACAACCGAACGAGACTCGTACATTTACACCGTCCAAAGCCTTGCATTCTCCCTTTATTTTAAAAGCGCAAGAAACATGTAGTATGTGGTTTATGAGCAGACCCCCTAAAGGCTAAAGCAAAGAAAGTTGAGAATTAAGAATCCTCTGGGTATATCCTGATCTAGGTATAACTGCAGTTTGGTTCTTTCTTACGTATTACTCCCTCTCAAAGTAGAAAAGCTGCATCCTTATTTATTTCATGGCGTTATGTTTTATTTGACATGACACAGAAGTGATGTACCCAGTAAAATTAATGAGGAAGGCGATAAAGAAAGAAGAAGTTGTTTCTCTCTAACCCACATTAAAACCAAGGGCACAACTCACATATTCTCTCAGTTGCACGTAGGGCTATAGGCATCTGTGTATTTGCATTTAAGACTAGCTTTTCATTGATGGCATGACCAGAGTAGTAAAAGTTGCATGTTCTCTTCTCTTGGTTAGAGGAAAAATCAAAAACATGTCCTTTCAAATTCAAGGAGACTTGGCTTGAGCGGTGTTTTTATGCTTTTTGTATGACACATCTCTCTTTCTTTTGGCAGCTTCTAGCTGTACTGGTGATGTAAAGTCaggaaaaataattaattggcTATTTAGATATCCAGGTGGTGAAATTTAATCCAGCTAAtaaaagagaataaaataaatagtcGGTTGTGTTGCTTTCAAAAGTATAAGAGAGGCATGTCTGTTGTTCATGATAGAGCTGTATTGGTCAGACAGGAGAAAGCACATGTGGTTTTCACAGGTGTTTTAGTTTAGTTCTTACGCTGATCACCACCTTGTATCTCTAAAACACTACTGTTTCTTGGTTGTTCTTCCAACCTTTCTTTTAGCCCTCAAAATGGATTCTTCCCTAGTTTTTGGAGGTGCAGAAGAATGCCACAGCAGTGAATCCGGGTGGACTATGTACATTGGCTCACCTGTGCAAGGTGAGGAGGATGATGATATTGATCCAAGTGGCTATGATGCTCATGGAGAATTTGATGGTTTAGCTGAAGAAAATCATAAAGCTAATCATCATGATGCAAATAGTGATGATTCTATGGCCTCTGATGCTTCTTCTGGTCCCAGTCATCGAGAGCAACCGTGGACGGCTGGTCGCGGAATAACTGAATACTACAAGGGGCATGACGCCAATGTTGATGGAAAACATTGCTCCAGCCACAAAAGCAAGAAGGCGGGAGTCAAGAAGAATAGGCATGAGAAGAAGAATAAAGAGAAGGATGAGGCTGAAGTTGCTGCAAAGGGAGTCAAGTATTTTACACAAGGTAGTAAGGTGAGGAAAAATCTAGGATGTGGGAAAAGAAACTAAATGAACTGAAATCTCCATATCCTTCTTGCTGTGTCAGCCATCAATAGCAGAAGTTATTTTGAAGCCTGTAGAAATTAGAATCCTGGCATGAGCTTAAAATGTTTCCAATTAGATATGTTAGCAATTTTTGTACTTTGGCCATGCgataaatatattaatttttagcACATGCACAAGTGCATGATTTTAAGTAAAGTATTCCATTATTATGCTTGAGAACAAGACACAAGCATAAGCTATTTGCATGTACTTGAGCAGGCGGGGGAAATGAGAATCTGATTGGAAAATCTCAGAATATTATTGTTTGTATGCTTAGAGCATCTCAAATAAGATTTCTTAATCGTATGATTTATTTTGTCTATGGTTCTCATGGTTGTATATGATTAATGCAGACATTAGAAACGATTAGTCAACATCAGCTGTAAAAAGTTATTTTAAGTTAAAAAAACAACAGGTTGTTGATAAATTCCATCCATGTAAGTTTGAACTTTGAACAGGCATAAACTGAAAAGCATCTACAGGTGTAGCCTCCACAACATCAAATTTTGTGTAATCATATGTCTGTGTGCTTGAGGGTGTTTCTTTTGCTTGGACAGAATGACCAGATCGATGAGAGAAAAGGAAGATATGCAATTCTATGATTTGCTCTCCAACAAATCTAGAGAAAGAATGTTTGGAAGACATCCTCTAAATAAATTTTAAGCCAAAAGACATCAGCTAATTAAAGGTTAACTCGAAATTCTTGAACGTTTCTTTTCTTGTCAGCAAATGATAATCCTTCCGTTGATCAGCAAGATAACAAAGGTGGTCAACCTCTAAAGGAGAGATCTAAGATCAAGGAAAGAAAGCAATACAATTCCTAACTCCGCAAACATCTCAGATCAATCCCTTATTCCCGCATCAATTCCCAGTTANNNNNNNNNNNNNNNNNNNNNNNNNNNNNNNNNNNNNNNNNNNNNNNNNNNNNNNNNNNNNNNNNNNNNNNNNNNNNNNNNNNNNNNNNNNNNNNNNNNNNNNNNNNNNNNNNNNNNNNNNNNNNNNNNNNNNNNNNNNNNNNNNNNNNNNNNNNNNNNNNNNNNNNNNNNNNNNNNNNNNNNNNNNNNNNNNNNNNNNNNNNNNNNNNNNNNNNNNNNNNNNNNNNNNNNNNNNNNNNNNNNNNNNNNNNNNNNNNNNNNNNNNNNNNNNNNNNNNNNNNNNNNNNNNNNNNNNNNNNNNNNNNNNNNNNNNNNNNNNNNNNNNNNNNNNNNNNNNNNNNNNNNNNNNNNNNNNNNNNNNNNNNNNNNNNNNNNNNNNNNNNNNNNNNNNNNNNNNNNNNNNNNNNNNNNNNNNNNNNNNNNNNNNNNNNNNNNNNNNNNNNNNNNNNNNNNNNNNNNNNNNNNNNNNNNNNNNNNNNNNNNNNNNNNNNNNNNNNNNNNNNNNNNNNNNNNNNNNNNNNNNNNNNNNNNNNNNNNNNNNNNNNNNNNNNNNNNNNNNNNNNNNNNNNNNNNNNNNNNNNNNNNNNNNNNNNNNNNNNNNNNNNNNNNNNNNNNNNNNNNNNNNNNNNNNNNNNNNNNNNNNNNNNNNNNNNNNNNNNNNNNNNNNNNNNNNNNNNNNNNNNNNNNNNNNNNNNNNNNNNNNNNNNNNNNNNNNNNNNNNNNNNNNNNNNNNNNNNNNNNNNNNNNNNNNNNNNNNNNNNNNNNNNNNNNNNNNNNNNNNNNNNNNNNNNNNNNNNNNNNNNNNNNNNNNNNNNNNNNNNNNNNNNNNNNNNNNNNNNNNNNNNNNNNNNNNNNNNNNNNNNNNNNNNNNNNNNNNNNNNNNNNNNNNNNNNNNNNNNNNNNNNNNNNNNNNNNNNNNNNNNNNNNNNNNNNNNNNNNNNNNNNNNNNNNNNNNNNNNNNNNNNNNNNNNNNNNNNNNNNNNNNNNNNNNNNN encodes the following:
- the LOC113768890 gene encoding uncharacterized protein LOC113768890, which translates into the protein MDSSLVFGGAEECHSSESGWTMYIGSPVQGEEDDDIDPSGYDAHGEFDGLAEENHKANHHDANSDDSMASDASSGPSHREQPWTAGRGITEYYKGHDANVDGKHCSSHKSKKAGVKKNRHEKKNKEKDEAEVAAKGVKYFTQGSKPSIAEVILKPVEIRILA